The Methanoregula sp. UBA64 genomic interval AAACGAATCTGTTACGAAAGCTGCCTGCCGGAAGATTGCAGGTTAAAAAAACAGATGCCGGGGTGACCCCGGCGATATTAACGGACTGACCTATTCTGCCCTTTCGGTAAAGACGATCGAACCGGAGATCCGCGAGATTCGGATCTTCACGCTCTGGCCGGGCTTTGCATTTGCCACGTACATGATGTACCGGCCCATCTTGACAACACCGTCGCCACGCTTGGAAAGCGACTGGATCTCGACGTCCATGATCTGCCCTTCTTCAAGGTTCTCAGAAGCCGGCTCGGTCCTCACCTTTCGCTTCCGGACCGGCCTGTGGCCACCGCAGGCATCGCAACGGAGGGTAAGAACCCGGTCATCCTTTACAAGACGCGTATCAGGCTTGCCGCATTCGGAACAGATCACGTAATCGTCGACGTAACTCTTGATGATCATCTTAAAAAGCGAGATCTCGAACTTTCCGTTAAAGATGGCCCGGTTCCCGTCGATCTTGCCCGAGGTTCCCAGCTCGCCGAGGATGTACTTCATCAGGTGGTCCTTGTCGCGACGGACTGTGTCGGCGATTTCGGCAAAATTTTCCAGGATTGTTGTCTTCCCCTCGATGTAGGCCTTTGCCTCAGGAACAACAAAACGTTCCGAGGATTCGGTCTTCTCGGAAATGTGAGAATAGGCCTTTTTTAAAAGGTCGTCATAAGAGTCCGTCATATGTGTATAGTATAAAGGCTACACCGGTGCAAAAGTCTTTCCCAGAAAAAAAGAGACGGTTTGCCGCCGGATGCGGACCGACGTTTTACGGCCGCGCTGCGACTGCTTATCCAAGGTAGGAAGGGACTGCCGCTTTTACGAAACGAACCACATCTGCATTCTTCGTGTCGTCTTCGATATCTTTCTGGTTGATATCCTTAAAGCCGGCAAACTGCATACCCTTTCCTTCGATCCATTTTTTGAAGGTCTCTTCGGCCTTCCCGGGTTTTCCGCCGTGCGTTGCAAAGGCGACGGCGTGCTTCTTCTCGCAGCCGGAAAGGGCGTTAATTGCCGTGTGGATGGCAGGTGTCGGCTTGAACGCCCAGACCGGCGATCCAAAGACAAGCAGATCGTACTCCCGGACATTCAGCTGCGCCGGTTCGATCATTGTTGTGTCCTCGCTCATCGCGGCCTTGCACTGCATAAGGAAGCGGGTGACCCGGGAATGCTCTGCACGATCGGCGATCTCGATAAGCCGGCTGTCGGGGAAGGCGGACGCAATGTGCTGGGCAATGTGCCGGGTATTACCGGTCTCGCTGTGGTAGATGATGCAGATCTTCATGCAGAAATGATAGTACCCGATCCCCAAAAAGATTTCATACAAAACCGGGCGTTTTAGCGGCTTACTTCAGGTAAAAAAGATATGAAGGTTATTTCCTGAACTGGGGCATCATTGCCCGTACTTCCTTGCCGGTCGTTTCAAGGAGGTGTTCTTCGTCGGCCTTGGTGAGGGCGGTAAAGACCGGGCGGTTGACCATATTCTCAAGCATCCATTCCTTTGCAAATTCCCCGCTCTGGATCTCACCGAGGATCTCTTCCATTGCTTCGTATGCCTCAGGCCCGATTACCCGGGGCCCCCGGGTCATGTCGCCGTACTGCGCCGTGTTGCTGACATACTGGCGCATGTTCGTAAGCCCGCCTTCGTAGATCAGGTCGACGATCAGTTTTGTCTCGTGGCAGACCTCTAAATATGCCATCTCGGGCGCATACCCGGCGTCAACGAGGGTCTCAAACCCGGCCTTGATAAGCGAGGAGATACCTCCGCACAGTACTGCCTGTTCGCCAAAGAGATCGGTCTCGGTCTCCTCGCGGAACGTGGTTTCAAGGACAACCGCACGCGTTGCCCCGATACCTTTTGCATATGCGAGCGCGGTCTTGTGGGCCTTACCTGTGTGGTCCTGCTCGATCGCAATAAGGGCAGGCACTCCCTTGCCTTCCTCGTACTGGCGGCGGACCATGAAGCCGGGGCCTTTTGGCGCGACCATGATCACATCGACATTTGCCGGCGGCACGATCTGGCCGAAGTGGATGTTAAAACCGTGCGAGAACATCAGGGTCTTGTTTTCGGTAAGGTGCGGCATGATCTCGTTTTTGTAGACTCCCGACTGGAGTTCATCCGGCAGGAGGATCTGGATGATATCGGCCTTCTTTGCCGCTTCCGCGACCGTCATCACGGTCATGCCGTCTTTGGTTGCCGCATCCCAGCTCTTTCCCTTGCGCAGGCCGATGATAACGTCGAGGCCGCTGTCGCGCAGATTCAGGGACTGGCCGCGTCCCTGTGACCCGTACCCGATCACGGCGATCTTCTTGCCCTTGAGCACCGAGATATCGGCATCGGACTCATAGTATTTTTTCATCATAGTCGATCCCTTGTGATATCGGCAACAAAGCACATAAATATTATATGAAAAAACTAAAGAAGCACACTTGTAAAACCTGCAGGGAAGCGATGACTTATTAAGCACCCAGAAGCGGATAAAACCCCTGAGGAGCCGTTCAGCGGGAAACTCCCCGATGTCCAGGCAACCTCCCCGGACGTCAGGATCAACCTCACACGTGTCGGGGTAAAGAATGTCAAAAAACTCGTTGAGGTCACCCGTCCGGATAAACGGCCGGTGGTCTTTATCTCGAAGTTCGATGTCTACGTGGACCTGCCCGGCAGCCTGAAAGGCGCCAACCTCTCACGGAATTTTGAAGTAATTGACGAGGTTCTCCAGCAGGCAATCGATGGCGAGGTCAACGAGATCGAGAACCTCTGCAGTGCCGTTGCACGCAAGCTGCTCGACCGGCACGAATATGCCGACCGGACCGAGGTGCTCATGCGCAGCGAGTTCATGGTCAAGCGCGAGACCCCGGTCAGCCATACGACCTGCCACGAGGTCGTCAAAGTCCATGCACGGGCGATCGCAAAAAGGACGTTCCGCGAACCGATCGTACGAAAGAGCATCGGGGCGGAGGTCACCGGCATGACCGCCTGTCCCTGCGCCCAGAATATCATGAAGGAGCGTGCGAACCACGTCCTCGAAGGGCTCGGGGTCGATCAGAAGACCATCGATGCGTTCTTTGTCGAGGTCCCCATGGCCACCCACAACCAGCGCGGCAGGGGATTCCTCTGTATCGAGACCGATGACGACCAGCATGTCAACCTGGAAAAGATTATCCAGGTCCTCAAGGAATCCATGAGCGCCGGCATCTACGAACTCCTGAAGCGCGGCGATGAAAGTGCGGTCGTACTTGCCGCGCACAAAAATCCGCGGTTTGTGGAAGACTGCGTGCGGGAGATGGCAAAGAAAGTACTGACCGGATTTTCCTATCTTCCGGGCGATGCGGTCGTTACCATCAAGCAGACCAATGAGGAAAGCATTCACCAGCACGATGCATATGCCGAACGGAGGGCAACGCTCGCAGAACTGCTGGACGAACTCAATGGCGATAAAAACCGTTCCGGATAAAGCGGGGAGGTTTAATAAATCCCCCCATATACAGGCATAAAAAAAACGTGTTTTTTCTTACCGGTCTGCGCTGCTGAAAAAAACAGGCAAATTTTCTTTTGATTCTATTTTAATGGCCGATACACCCGTTATTTCACACGGGCCTTTTCCGCAGATTAAAACAATAAACGTTATAAAAGGGTTCGTTAAAGATAGAGATGAACGTACTTTGTACGGTCAATTATCTCTAGAGATGAGAGATGTATAGAGTAATTTTGTACTGTAATACGAACAACTCAACATAACATGAGGCGATTATATTGTCGAAAGTTGTAGAGATTTCCCCAACCACAAGACACGAGGGACACTCGAAGCTTGTCCTGAAGGTCAACGATGCAGGCATCGTTGAGACAGGCAACTGGTGTTCCATTACTCCGGTGCGGGGAGTTGAGAAACTCGCAGTCGGAAAGACCCCTGAACAGGTACCAAAGATTGCATCCCGCGTCTGTGGTATCTGTCCTATTGCCCACAACCTTGCAGCAACAGAGGCAATGGAGGCAT includes:
- a CDS encoding translation initiation factor IF-2 subunit beta, with the translated sequence MTDSYDDLLKKAYSHISEKTESSERFVVPEAKAYIEGKTTILENFAEIADTVRRDKDHLMKYILGELGTSGKIDGNRAIFNGKFEISLFKMIIKSYVDDYVICSECGKPDTRLVKDDRVLTLRCDACGGHRPVRKRKVRTEPASENLEEGQIMDVEIQSLSKRGDGVVKMGRYIMYVANAKPGQSVKIRISRISGSIVFTERAE
- a CDS encoding flavodoxin family protein: MKICIIYHSETGNTRHIAQHIASAFPDSRLIEIADRAEHSRVTRFLMQCKAAMSEDTTMIEPAQLNVREYDLLVFGSPVWAFKPTPAIHTAINALSGCEKKHAVAFATHGGKPGKAEETFKKWIEGKGMQFAGFKDINQKDIEDDTKNADVVRFVKAAVPSYLG
- the ilvC gene encoding ketol-acid reductoisomerase; translated protein: MMKKYYESDADISVLKGKKIAVIGYGSQGRGQSLNLRDSGLDVIIGLRKGKSWDAATKDGMTVMTVAEAAKKADIIQILLPDELQSGVYKNEIMPHLTENKTLMFSHGFNIHFGQIVPPANVDVIMVAPKGPGFMVRRQYEEGKGVPALIAIEQDHTGKAHKTALAYAKGIGATRAVVLETTFREETETDLFGEQAVLCGGISSLIKAGFETLVDAGYAPEMAYLEVCHETKLIVDLIYEGGLTNMRQYVSNTAQYGDMTRGPRVIGPEAYEAMEEILGEIQSGEFAKEWMLENMVNRPVFTALTKADEEHLLETTGKEVRAMMPQFRK
- the mptA gene encoding GTP cyclohydrolase MptA encodes the protein MKHPEADKTPEEPFSGKLPDVQATSPDVRINLTRVGVKNVKKLVEVTRPDKRPVVFISKFDVYVDLPGSLKGANLSRNFEVIDEVLQQAIDGEVNEIENLCSAVARKLLDRHEYADRTEVLMRSEFMVKRETPVSHTTCHEVVKVHARAIAKRTFREPIVRKSIGAEVTGMTACPCAQNIMKERANHVLEGLGVDQKTIDAFFVEVPMATHNQRGRGFLCIETDDDQHVNLEKIIQVLKESMSAGIYELLKRGDESAVVLAAHKNPRFVEDCVREMAKKVLTGFSYLPGDAVVTIKQTNEESIHQHDAYAERRATLAELLDELNGDKNRSG